A section of the Scylla paramamosain isolate STU-SP2022 chromosome 33, ASM3559412v1, whole genome shotgun sequence genome encodes:
- the LOC135089664 gene encoding zinc finger TRAF-type-containing protein 1 homolog encodes MTEPVAASSSATAVAEKRLEETKEDDVASKKPRLEACGRDDNENKLEARLGGILCCAVCLDLPRSAVYQCSNGHLMCAGCFTHLLADARIRDETATCPNCRVEISRSLATRNLAVEKAVSELPAECQFCGQKYPRNSLDRHEVDLCEERPVHCQYSLLGCGWRGPHHEVNSHEQQCQHPNHSGAQVFSHLQRQAENVEEASKIFTQIMSVLSFEKITFNDLQLKPYRTDEFIHKLFYETSRFSALSYQWVIKARLNDNQKDPHLTCNRFITYQLIVKSKPSSPMVVHFMILRGPFGDMRVNPHICQFEFTESNTESPFFALPLPDSAECNKLLAARIIDFRLMMGMVTK; translated from the exons ATGACGGAGCCAGTGGCTGCCTCCTCCAGCGCGACAGCTGTAGCAGAAAAACGGCTTGAAGAGACTAAGGAGGACGATGTAGCCTCCAAAAAGCCTCGCCTGGAGGCATGTGGTCGTgatgacaatgaaaataaactgGAGGCTCGCCTGGGGGGCATTTTATGTTGCGCTGTCTGTCTCGACCTGCCCCGGTCAGCAGTGTACCAG TGTTCAAATGGACATCTCATGTGTGCTGGCTGCTTCACTCATCTCCTTGCCGATGCTCGAATTCGGGATGAAACTGCCACTTGCCCCAACTGTCGTGTGGAAATATCGCGTTCCCTCGCCACCAGGAACTTGG CGGTAGAGAAGGCCGTCTCGGAGCTGCCTGCCGAGTGCCAGTTTTGTGGCCAGAAGTACCCTCGCAACTCCCTCGACCGGCACGAGGTGGACCTTTGTGAGGAAAG ACCTGTGCATTGTCAGTACAGTTTACTTGGGTGTGGGTGGCGTGGACCACATCATGAAGTCAACAGCCACGAGCAGCAGTGTCAGCACCCAAATCACAGTGGAGCTCAG GTGTTTTCACATCTGCAGAGGCAAGCAGAAAATGTTGAAGAGGCTTCAAAGATATTCACTCAGATAATGTCTGTACTCTCATTTGAGAAGATTACTTTCAATG ACCTGCAGCTGAAGCCATACCGCACGGACGAGTTTATCCACAAGCTGTTCTATGAGACAAGTCGATTCTCAGCCCTGAGTTACCAGTGGGTGATCAAAGCACGACTCAATGACAACCAGAAGGATCCTCATCTCACCTGTAATCGCTTCATTACGTACCAG CTCATTGTAAAGAGCAAGCCAAGTAGCCCCATGGTGGTGCACTTCATGATCCTGAGAGGTCCTTTTGGTGACATGCGAGTCAACCCTCACATCTGCCAGTTTGAGTTCACAGAAAGCAACACAGAGAGTCCCTTCTTTGCACTGCCACTGCCAGACAGTGCAGAGTGCAACAAGCTCTTAGCTGCTCGCATCATTGACTTCAG ATTGATGATGGGGATGGTCACCAAGTAA